A single genomic interval of Desulfovibrio intestinalis harbors:
- a CDS encoding acyl carrier protein, whose amino-acid sequence MSDVAEKVKKIIVDQLGVSADEVKPEASFVEDLGADSLDLTELIMAMEEEFEIEIADDDAQKLLKVQDAISYIEEKK is encoded by the coding sequence ATGTCTGATGTCGCCGAAAAAGTTAAAAAAATTATTGTGGACCAGCTGGGCGTGAGCGCTGATGAAGTGAAGCCCGAAGCCAGCTTTGTGGAAGACCTGGGCGCTGACTCCCTTGACCTGACCGAACTGATCATGGCCATGGAAGAAGAGTTCGAAATCGAAATCGCCGACGACGATGCCCAGAAGCTTCTGAAGGTTCAGGACGCCATTTCCTATATTGAAGAAAAGAAATAG
- the ribH gene encoding 6,7-dimethyl-8-ribityllumazine synthase: MNTMTTIAGQLDAKGLKVAIVATRFNDFIVDRLVGGALDYLERHGLDTKNVTLVRIPGAFEMPLICQKLAASGKYDGILALGAVIRGGTPHFDYVCAEASKGIAHSMMEHNMPIGFGLLTCDNIEQAIERAGSKAGNKGVEAAAAMLETIRVMEQL, encoded by the coding sequence ATGAACACAATGACAACCATTGCGGGCCAGTTGGACGCCAAGGGGCTTAAAGTAGCCATCGTGGCCACCCGCTTCAATGATTTCATCGTAGACCGCCTGGTGGGTGGTGCTCTTGATTATCTTGAACGTCACGGGCTGGACACGAAAAACGTCACTCTGGTGCGTATTCCCGGCGCTTTCGAAATGCCCCTGATTTGCCAGAAGCTCGCTGCATCGGGCAAGTATGACGGCATTCTTGCTCTGGGCGCTGTTATTCGCGGCGGCACCCCCCATTTTGACTATGTTTGCGCTGAAGCGAGCAAGGGAATTGCCCACAGCATGATGGAGCATAACATGCCCATCGGCTTCGGTTTGCTCACTTGCGATAATATTGAGCAAGCTATTGAGCGCGCCGGTTCCAAGGCTGGCAACAAGGGCGTGGAAGCTGCTGCTGCCATGCTGGAAACCATTCGCGTTATGGAGCAGTTGTAA
- the ribD gene encoding bifunctional diaminohydroxyphosphoribosylaminopyrimidine deaminase/5-amino-6-(5-phosphoribosylamino)uracil reductase RibD — protein sequence MSELDYSPFMREAIALARKGRWKTWPNPMVGAVLVRDGQVVARGWHRAAGQDHAEVACLKDAAAKGIDASQCTLVVTLEPCCHQGKTPPCTNAVRQAGIKKIVVGLSDPNPEACGGACQLREAGLEVIEGVCAEACRDLVADFLVWQQKQRPYVILKMAATLDGRIATRRGESQWISSEESRQEVQQLRAGIGRCGGAVLVGGGTFRADNPRLTVRPISEDEPDCPQPLACVLTSRLPQPDADFYLLKERPAQTIFLASPAAAASTTAKALRDMGVRVLSLGPALRGGPDLTHMLHTLWEELHCPYLLCEGGGHLALSLLESGVVDEFRLHMAPMILGDEDAHPLFSGRAPLSLDEALRMRVIGTHISGGDIHIELRPLQLAEGK from the coding sequence ATGTCTGAACTGGATTACAGCCCCTTCATGCGTGAAGCCATTGCCCTTGCGCGAAAGGGTCGCTGGAAAACTTGGCCCAATCCAATGGTGGGCGCAGTACTGGTGCGTGACGGCCAAGTTGTGGCCAGGGGCTGGCACCGGGCCGCAGGGCAGGACCATGCCGAGGTAGCTTGCCTGAAAGACGCTGCCGCCAAGGGTATAGACGCGTCCCAATGCACGCTTGTTGTCACGCTTGAGCCCTGCTGCCATCAAGGCAAAACGCCGCCCTGCACCAACGCGGTGCGCCAGGCCGGGATTAAAAAAATTGTGGTTGGTCTGTCCGACCCCAACCCGGAAGCCTGTGGCGGAGCTTGCCAACTGCGTGAAGCCGGTTTGGAAGTCATTGAAGGCGTATGCGCTGAAGCCTGCCGTGATCTTGTGGCGGACTTTTTGGTCTGGCAGCAAAAGCAGCGGCCCTATGTCATTCTGAAGATGGCCGCGACGCTTGATGGCCGCATAGCTACCCGGCGGGGCGAATCACAGTGGATCAGCTCCGAAGAATCCCGGCAGGAAGTGCAACAACTGCGCGCTGGTATTGGCCGATGCGGCGGAGCTGTGCTTGTGGGTGGCGGCACCTTTCGGGCTGACAATCCCCGCCTCACAGTGCGCCCCATCAGCGAAGACGAACCCGACTGCCCTCAACCGCTGGCTTGTGTGCTGACCTCACGTCTGCCCCAGCCGGACGCAGATTTTTACCTGCTCAAGGAACGGCCAGCGCAGACAATATTTCTCGCTTCGCCCGCAGCGGCGGCCTCTACTACCGCCAAGGCTCTGCGAGATATGGGCGTACGCGTGCTTTCGCTTGGCCCCGCGCTGCGCGGCGGGCCAGACCTGACCCACATGCTGCACACCCTGTGGGAAGAGCTGCACTGCCCCTATCTTTTGTGCGAAGGCGGCGGCCATCTGGCCCTCAGCCTTCTGGAATCTGGCGTGGTGGACGAATTTCGCCTGCATATGGCCCCAATGATTCTGGGTGATGAGGACGCGCATCCGCTCTTTTCCGGCAGGGCTCCCCTGAGCCTGGACGAGGCTCTGCGCATGCGCGTTATTGGAACCCACATCAGCGGCGGCGACATTCATATTGAACTGCGCCCCTTGCAGCTTGCTGAAGGAAAGTAG
- the glyA gene encoding serine hydroxymethyltransferase has translation MDEILLQDPEIARAIALESQRQMGKLELIASENIVSAAVRQAQGSVLTNKYAEGYPGKRYYGGCEYVDMVETLAQERAKLLFDAQYVNVQPHSGSQANMAAYLAFLKPGDTILGMDLSHGGHLTHGSPVNFSGRLFKIFSYGVQRETGRIDYDDVAAKAREHKPSVIVAGASAYPRAIDFIRFRAIADEVGAKLVVDMAHIAGLVAAGLHQSPVPYAHITTTTTHKTLRGPRGGMILSTEDMAKTLNSQIFPGIQGGPLMHVVAAKAVALGEALRPSFKAYQQQVIDNAATLAGCLTEAGYNLVSGGTDNHLMLVDLTNKDITGKDAEIALDTAGITVNKNTVPFETRSPFVTSGVRLGSAALTTRGMKQDHMRTVAQFIVTALEKRDNTAELEKIRKNVEEFAHQFPLFAY, from the coding sequence ATGGATGAAATTCTGCTTCAGGATCCGGAAATCGCCCGGGCCATCGCGCTGGAATCACAGAGGCAAATGGGTAAGCTTGAGCTTATCGCTTCCGAAAATATTGTTTCCGCTGCAGTACGCCAGGCGCAAGGCAGCGTACTCACCAACAAGTATGCCGAAGGTTATCCGGGCAAACGCTATTACGGCGGTTGCGAATATGTGGATATGGTCGAGACTCTTGCCCAGGAAAGGGCCAAGCTGCTTTTTGACGCCCAATACGTCAACGTGCAGCCCCATTCCGGCTCGCAGGCCAACATGGCTGCCTACCTGGCCTTTCTTAAGCCAGGCGACACCATTCTTGGCATGGACCTTTCGCACGGCGGACACCTCACGCACGGCAGCCCGGTGAACTTCTCTGGCCGCCTTTTCAAGATCTTTTCCTACGGCGTGCAACGCGAAACCGGCCGGATCGACTATGATGATGTGGCAGCCAAAGCCCGCGAACACAAACCCAGTGTTATCGTGGCTGGCGCCAGTGCCTACCCCCGCGCCATCGACTTCATCCGCTTCCGCGCTATCGCTGATGAAGTAGGCGCCAAGCTTGTGGTGGATATGGCGCACATCGCTGGTCTTGTGGCCGCTGGTCTGCACCAGAGCCCGGTGCCTTATGCCCACATCACCACCACAACCACGCACAAAACCCTGCGTGGTCCCCGTGGCGGCATGATCCTGTCCACGGAAGACATGGCCAAAACGCTCAATAGCCAGATATTCCCCGGCATTCAGGGCGGCCCTCTCATGCATGTGGTAGCCGCCAAGGCTGTGGCTCTGGGCGAAGCGCTGCGCCCCTCATTCAAAGCCTATCAGCAGCAGGTGATAGACAACGCGGCCACCCTGGCTGGCTGCCTTACCGAAGCTGGCTACAACCTCGTTTCCGGCGGCACGGACAACCACCTCATGCTGGTTGACCTGACCAACAAGGACATTACGGGCAAAGACGCAGAAATCGCGCTGGATACTGCTGGTATCACTGTGAACAAAAACACTGTGCCTTTTGAAACGCGTTCTCCCTTTGTGACGTCTGGCGTACGTCTGGGCTCTGCGGCCCTGACGACGCGCGGCATGAAGCAGGATCACATGCGTACCGTGGCCCAGTTTATTGTGACGGCTCTTGAAAAACGCGACAACACAGCGGAACTTGAAAAAATCCGCAAAAATGTCGAAGAATTCGCCCATCAGTTCCCCTTGTTTGCCTATTAA
- a CDS encoding JAB domain-containing protein: MTAKPDPTPLHAGHRARLRERFEHEPAAVADYEVLELLLGYGLTRKDTKPLAKELLQRFGSIRGVMDARPDELLAVPGFGPGLMTFFEVIRETRSRYLASAMRKREVLATPQAVARMAQSRLAGCPHEECWLALVDQRNRLTSWECLRRGGVAEVSMKPREVFETALLRKASGIIMVHNHPGGNPAPSEADKTFTAELQRLAPQLGLRFLDHVIVTEGDCYSITQMQTI; the protein is encoded by the coding sequence ATGACAGCAAAGCCAGACCCGACCCCACTACACGCAGGCCACAGAGCCAGACTGCGTGAGCGTTTTGAGCATGAACCAGCAGCTGTGGCAGATTACGAGGTACTGGAACTGCTGTTGGGCTATGGCCTCACACGGAAGGACACCAAACCTCTGGCCAAGGAACTGCTGCAAAGGTTTGGCAGCATCAGGGGCGTTATGGACGCCCGGCCAGATGAACTTCTGGCAGTCCCCGGTTTTGGGCCAGGACTGATGACCTTTTTTGAGGTCATACGCGAAACCCGCAGCCGTTATCTGGCTTCGGCCATGCGCAAAAGAGAAGTTCTGGCAACACCTCAAGCAGTGGCCCGCATGGCTCAAAGCCGATTGGCGGGTTGCCCTCACGAAGAATGCTGGCTGGCGCTGGTAGACCAGCGAAACAGGCTTACATCGTGGGAGTGTTTGCGGCGAGGTGGAGTTGCAGAGGTTTCTATGAAACCCAGAGAAGTGTTTGAGACAGCGCTGTTGCGTAAGGCCAGCGGTATCATAATGGTGCACAACCATCCCGGCGGCAACCCCGCTCCTTCGGAGGCGGACAAAACTTTTACCGCCGAACTGCAAAGACTTGCACCACAATTGGGCCTGCGCTTTCTGGATCACGTTATTGTTACTGAGGGAGACTGCTACAGCATCACGCAGATGCAGACCATATAA
- the leuS gene encoding leucine--tRNA ligase yields the protein MTHEERYNPQAIEEKWQARWQAENAFACSHDSNKPKYYVLEMFPYPSGNIHMGHVRNYSIGDVVARSKRMQGFNVMHPMGWDAFGLPAENAAIKNNTHPAEWTYANISNMRTQLKRLGYSYDWSRELATCRPEYYRWEQMFFLRLLEKGMVYRKKAPQNWCPSCHTVLANEQVIDGLCWRCDSPVVQKDLTQWFLKITAYGDELLEDLAKLEGGWPDRVIAMQRNWIGKSTGASISFGLEKAIKGIEGIDVFTTRPDTVFGVTFMTLAPEHPLVEKLIEGYPKAEEVRAFVERIRNMDRLDRQSDAVEKEGIFTGAYAIHPFTGQRVPLWLGNFVLADYGTGAVMGVPAHDQRDFEFARKYGLPLHVVINPAGEALDPETMTEAFTGDGVMVNSGPFDGMPNDDGKKAVAQSLEKQGKGKATTQFRLRDWNISRQRYWGSPIPIIYCDQCGIVPEKEENLPVLLPLDVKTHSDGRSPLADTPSFAHCTCPTCGGPARRETDTMDTFVESSWYFARFTSARDSEAPFNIEAIKYWLPVDQYIGGVEHAILHLLYSRFFTKLLRDMGFFPAELAEPFSNLLTQGMVLKDGGKMSKSKGNVVDPTAMIKKYGADTVRLFCLFAAPAERDFDWSDSGIEGASRFIGRVWRLFSEEQERLLPIKACASTEQDAVSSEARDLRRREHLTVKKSREDMGDRFQFNTAIAAVMELVNSMYLSREKLGMDEADRRVFSSAMSTVITLLSPIIPHVCDELWERLGHSTPVSDELWPDWSQAATAQDMLTVALQVNGKLRGTVEIPAEADKAAMEATALADSAVQRHLAGLTVRKVVVVPGKLVNIVAN from the coding sequence ATGACACACGAAGAACGCTACAATCCCCAAGCTATTGAAGAAAAATGGCAGGCCCGGTGGCAGGCTGAAAACGCTTTTGCCTGCAGCCATGACAGCAATAAGCCCAAATACTATGTGCTTGAGATGTTTCCCTATCCTTCGGGCAACATCCACATGGGCCATGTACGTAACTATTCCATCGGGGATGTGGTGGCACGCAGCAAGCGCATGCAGGGCTTCAACGTGATGCACCCAATGGGTTGGGACGCCTTTGGCCTGCCTGCCGAAAACGCAGCCATCAAAAATAATACCCACCCCGCTGAATGGACCTACGCCAATATCAGCAACATGCGTACGCAACTGAAGCGGTTGGGCTATTCTTATGACTGGTCCCGCGAACTCGCCACCTGCCGCCCGGAATACTACCGCTGGGAACAGATGTTTTTTTTGCGCCTGCTGGAAAAGGGCATGGTCTACCGCAAAAAAGCTCCTCAAAACTGGTGCCCGTCTTGCCATACCGTGCTGGCTAACGAACAGGTCATCGATGGCCTGTGCTGGCGTTGCGACAGCCCTGTGGTGCAAAAGGACCTGACGCAGTGGTTTCTCAAAATCACCGCCTATGGCGATGAGCTGCTTGAAGATCTTGCAAAACTCGAAGGTGGCTGGCCCGACCGCGTTATCGCCATGCAGCGCAACTGGATTGGCAAATCCACTGGCGCCTCCATTTCCTTTGGTCTTGAAAAAGCCATCAAGGGTATCGAAGGCATCGACGTGTTCACCACCAGGCCTGACACGGTCTTTGGTGTTACCTTCATGACCCTGGCGCCCGAGCATCCCCTGGTTGAAAAGCTTATTGAGGGATACCCCAAGGCCGAAGAAGTTCGTGCTTTTGTGGAACGTATCCGCAATATGGACCGTTTGGATCGCCAGTCTGATGCCGTCGAAAAAGAAGGCATTTTCACCGGAGCTTATGCCATACATCCGTTCACAGGGCAGCGCGTGCCTCTGTGGCTCGGCAATTTCGTTCTGGCCGACTATGGAACAGGCGCGGTCATGGGTGTGCCTGCCCACGACCAACGAGACTTTGAGTTTGCCCGCAAATATGGCCTGCCCCTGCACGTTGTCATAAATCCCGCAGGCGAGGCACTGGACCCGGAAACCATGACCGAGGCCTTCACCGGCGACGGCGTTATGGTCAACTCCGGCCCCTTTGACGGCATGCCCAACGATGATGGCAAAAAGGCCGTGGCCCAGAGCCTTGAAAAACAAGGCAAAGGCAAGGCCACCACACAGTTTCGCCTGCGCGACTGGAACATATCGCGCCAGCGCTACTGGGGTTCACCCATTCCTATAATTTATTGCGACCAGTGCGGGATTGTTCCTGAAAAGGAAGAAAACCTGCCTGTGCTTTTGCCTCTGGATGTAAAGACCCACAGCGATGGACGTTCGCCCCTGGCTGACACCCCATCGTTTGCGCACTGCACGTGTCCCACGTGCGGCGGCCCTGCCCGGCGCGAAACCGATACTATGGATACCTTTGTGGAATCGTCCTGGTATTTCGCCCGGTTTACCAGCGCCCGTGACAGTGAAGCCCCCTTCAATATAGAGGCCATAAAATACTGGCTGCCTGTGGATCAGTACATAGGCGGCGTGGAGCACGCTATTCTGCACCTGCTCTACTCCCGCTTTTTCACCAAATTGCTCCGCGATATGGGATTCTTTCCTGCGGAACTTGCCGAACCTTTCAGCAACCTGCTCACTCAGGGCATGGTGCTCAAAGACGGCGGCAAGATGTCCAAATCCAAGGGCAACGTGGTGGACCCCACGGCAATGATCAAAAAATACGGCGCTGATACCGTGCGTCTGTTCTGCCTTTTTGCTGCGCCGGCGGAACGCGATTTTGACTGGTCCGATTCCGGCATCGAGGGCGCTTCACGCTTTATTGGCCGCGTATGGCGACTGTTCTCGGAAGAACAGGAGCGTCTGCTGCCCATCAAGGCCTGCGCCTCCACCGAGCAGGACGCTGTAAGTTCCGAAGCCCGCGACCTGCGCCGCCGTGAACACCTCACTGTCAAAAAATCCAGAGAAGACATGGGCGATCGGTTCCAGTTCAACACGGCTATCGCCGCAGTTATGGAACTGGTCAACAGCATGTACCTTTCGCGGGAAAAGTTGGGCATGGATGAGGCTGACCGCCGCGTGTTCTCCTCCGCCATGAGCACAGTCATAACCTTGCTTTCGCCTATTATCCCCCACGTTTGTGATGAACTTTGGGAGCGTCTTGGTCACAGCACCCCGGTTTCTGACGAACTCTGGCCAGACTGGAGTCAGGCAGCAACCGCTCAGGACATGCTTACCGTAGCCCTTCAGGTCAATGGCAAACTGCGGGGCACTGTGGAAATTCCTGCTGAGGCTGACAAGGCCGCTATGGAAGCCACTGCCCTTGCCGACAGCGCTGTGCAGCGTCATCTTGCCGGGCTCACCGTACGCAAGGTGGTGGTGGTGCCGGGCAAGCTGGTCAACATTGTGGCCAACTAG
- a CDS encoding riboflavin synthase translates to MFTGIIQGQGEVRSLRKTGAECRICLRPLFSLTDIVDGESIAVNGACLSVEEHGADTFTAYASSETLSRTTLGNLQTGHLVNLERALALGDRLGGHLVSGHVDCLATVSEVRQVGQSLRCRLSFPAEFGVEIISKGSVTLDGISLTVNDCGPDFLEVNIIPDTQKRTTMLHWRSGVSVNMETDLIGKYVRNLLGPWTAAANGKNAPPKSSGLNMEFLLRQGFL, encoded by the coding sequence ATGTTTACAGGCATCATCCAGGGACAAGGCGAAGTACGCTCACTCCGTAAAACAGGGGCTGAATGCCGCATCTGCCTGCGCCCCCTTTTTTCTCTGACTGACATTGTTGATGGCGAATCCATAGCAGTCAACGGTGCCTGCCTGTCTGTGGAAGAACACGGAGCCGACACGTTTACTGCCTACGCATCAAGCGAGACTCTCTCGCGTACCACACTGGGCAACCTGCAAACGGGGCATCTGGTCAACCTTGAGCGTGCCCTGGCACTGGGCGATCGGTTGGGCGGGCACCTTGTCAGCGGCCATGTGGACTGCCTTGCTACCGTGAGCGAAGTGCGCCAGGTGGGACAATCGCTACGTTGCCGCCTCTCCTTTCCTGCAGAATTCGGAGTTGAAATCATTTCCAAGGGTTCTGTAACCCTTGACGGCATTAGCCTTACGGTCAATGATTGTGGCCCGGATTTTCTTGAGGTCAATATCATACCAGACACCCAGAAGCGCACCACCATGCTGCACTGGCGTTCTGGCGTGTCCGTCAATATGGAAACAGACCTTATTGGCAAGTATGTGCGCAACCTGCTGGGTCCTTGGACAGCTGCTGCAAATGGAAAAAACGCGCCTCCGAAATCTTCTGGGTTGAACATGGAATTTTTGCTGCGACAGGGCTTTTTATAG
- the fabF gene encoding beta-ketoacyl-ACP synthase II, protein MTRPRVVITGVGGVTPLANDIESTWKKLLAGESGIAPITLFDASAYDSRIAGEVKNFVPEDFMPAKQVRRMDRFTQFAVASAQMLLKDAGYEVTDANAYDTAVILGIGLGGLHTLETYHAKLLEHGPSKISPFMIPMLISNMGPGQISIFTGAKGPNIVTTTACASAIHAMGTAFSEILLGRVKAVISGGVEATVTPLGVAGFTALKALSTQNNDEPTKASRPFDAKRDGFVIGEGAGLLLLETLESAQERGAKIYAEMVGYGASGDAYHMTAPCDNGEGMARAMQNALREAAIDPAAIGHINAHATSTMLNDSIETKAIKLVFGDHARKIKISATKSMTGHLLGAAGGIESVFTALALHDEMLPGTINLENPDPACDLDYMADGSKNIACEYAMCNSFGFGGTNASLILKKWDK, encoded by the coding sequence ATGACCCGTCCCCGCGTAGTAATCACTGGTGTTGGTGGCGTTACGCCCCTCGCCAACGATATTGAGAGCACCTGGAAAAAACTGCTCGCAGGCGAGTCGGGCATCGCGCCCATCACGCTTTTTGACGCTTCCGCCTATGATTCACGAATCGCTGGCGAAGTGAAAAATTTTGTGCCCGAAGATTTCATGCCCGCCAAGCAAGTGCGGCGCATGGACCGCTTTACCCAGTTTGCCGTGGCTTCGGCCCAGATGCTGCTCAAGGATGCGGGCTATGAAGTGACGGACGCCAATGCCTATGACACCGCCGTGATACTCGGCATTGGCCTTGGCGGCCTGCACACCCTTGAAACCTACCACGCCAAGCTTTTGGAACACGGCCCCAGCAAAATTTCGCCCTTCATGATTCCCATGCTTATTTCCAACATGGGTCCGGGCCAAATTTCCATTTTCACGGGAGCCAAGGGCCCCAATATTGTCACCACAACGGCGTGTGCCTCGGCTATTCACGCTATGGGCACGGCATTCAGCGAAATTTTGCTTGGCAGGGTCAAAGCTGTCATCAGCGGCGGCGTTGAAGCTACGGTTACTCCTCTTGGAGTCGCCGGATTCACGGCCCTCAAGGCGCTCTCAACCCAGAACAACGACGAACCAACAAAGGCTTCGCGTCCTTTTGATGCCAAGCGTGATGGTTTTGTTATTGGTGAAGGTGCTGGCCTGCTGCTGCTTGAAACGCTGGAGTCTGCGCAGGAACGCGGCGCGAAAATCTACGCCGAAATGGTGGGCTATGGCGCTTCGGGCGACGCCTACCATATGACCGCTCCTTGCGACAATGGTGAAGGCATGGCCCGCGCCATGCAGAACGCCCTGCGCGAAGCTGCCATTGATCCCGCAGCTATCGGCCATATCAATGCCCACGCGACTTCCACGATGCTCAACGACAGCATTGAAACCAAAGCCATCAAGCTTGTCTTTGGCGATCATGCGCGCAAGATCAAAATCTCGGCTACAAAGTCCATGACTGGGCACCTGCTTGGCGCAGCTGGCGGTATAGAATCCGTATTCACAGCTTTGGCCCTGCACGATGAAATGCTGCCTGGCACCATCAACCTTGAAAATCCTGATCCGGCCTGTGATCTTGATTATATGGCTGATGGATCAAAAAATATCGCCTGTGAGTACGCCATGTGCAACTCATTTGGTTTTGGCGGCACCAATGCCAGCCTGATATTGAAAAAGTGGGATAAATAG
- the nusB gene encoding transcription antitermination factor NusB — translation MAKAKNATRRGERELAFQVLYGLSFTPARTLEELRRSFRTSPDNLVRSEESGVPVETCGFSWELVEGVWSNSDALDKAITKFSHNWRVDRMGRVELTLLRLAVFELLFRNDVPPKVSINEALELSRQFGEGNAKNFINGILDAVAKALESGELQRSVTSAN, via the coding sequence ATGGCCAAGGCCAAAAATGCTACAAGACGCGGTGAACGCGAGCTGGCTTTTCAAGTTTTGTACGGTCTTTCCTTCACACCGGCCCGGACCCTTGAGGAACTGCGCCGCAGCTTCCGCACGTCACCGGACAATCTCGTGCGTAGTGAAGAAAGTGGCGTTCCTGTCGAAACCTGCGGTTTTTCCTGGGAGCTGGTGGAAGGCGTGTGGAGCAACAGCGACGCTCTGGATAAAGCCATCACCAAATTTTCCCACAACTGGCGTGTAGACCGTATGGGCCGAGTGGAACTGACGCTGCTGCGTCTGGCCGTATTTGAGCTTTTGTTCCGCAATGATGTGCCGCCCAAGGTTTCCATAAATGAAGCTCTGGAGCTAAGCCGCCAATTTGGCGAAGGCAATGCCAAAAACTTCATCAATGGTATTCTAGACGCTGTAGCCAAAGCTCTGGAATCTGGCGAACTGCAACGATCCGTCACATCAGCCAATTAA
- a CDS encoding DNA polymerase III subunit delta, translating into MSTAHPGFTFLVCPDGQLLRAHLNRLLAAHPPVTGGGLMPQASSVQWERHVYWGDEEPPQRFWEHLTLQGLFGAPRALIIRQANQWPAAVWKKISHALARPSDQCWPFFCLEVNWERGQPKIPAHLGKLPCTGFADKQGWIWRHEGLNERTVKKHVLQRCQSLGLRFEPDALEQFCASVPPDALAIENELEKLLLLRATLTKGEDVAGNPTGDAPGNPEGNISLAMISTASWSPECDVFACIRHMQAGNLPAVWRELARSKDGDSLLFSLLALLARELRLLWQCHAGENPRMRPQDAGTKKQLAQRLGAEGIAQGMTLVVDAELFVKSGRRSPEQSLDFLAARMTALFARAQGRA; encoded by the coding sequence ATGAGCACCGCCCATCCCGGTTTTACCTTCCTTGTCTGCCCCGACGGGCAGCTGCTACGCGCCCATTTGAACCGACTGCTGGCCGCGCATCCTCCAGTAACTGGCGGCGGCCTTATGCCCCAGGCCAGTTCCGTTCAGTGGGAACGCCACGTTTATTGGGGGGATGAAGAACCTCCCCAGCGCTTCTGGGAACACCTCACGCTTCAAGGACTCTTTGGAGCGCCACGCGCCTTGATCATACGGCAGGCCAACCAGTGGCCCGCTGCTGTGTGGAAAAAAATTTCCCACGCTTTGGCTCGCCCTTCAGACCAATGCTGGCCTTTCTTCTGCCTTGAAGTAAACTGGGAACGGGGCCAACCCAAAATTCCCGCTCACTTGGGCAAATTGCCCTGCACGGGCTTTGCCGACAAGCAGGGCTGGATATGGCGGCATGAAGGGCTTAACGAGCGCACGGTTAAAAAACATGTGCTGCAACGCTGCCAATCACTTGGATTGCGGTTTGAGCCCGATGCTCTTGAGCAGTTCTGCGCTTCTGTTCCTCCTGACGCGCTGGCCATTGAAAATGAACTCGAAAAACTGCTTCTGCTCCGCGCAACGCTGACAAAGGGCGAAGATGTGGCGGGCAACCCCACTGGCGATGCGCCCGGCAACCCTGAGGGCAACATAAGCCTTGCAATGATTTCCACTGCCTCGTGGAGCCCGGAGTGTGACGTTTTTGCCTGCATACGCCATATGCAGGCTGGCAATTTGCCTGCCGTGTGGAGAGAGCTTGCGCGCAGTAAAGACGGCGACAGTCTGCTGTTTTCCCTTCTGGCTCTGTTGGCCCGCGAACTGCGCCTCCTCTGGCAGTGTCATGCAGGCGAAAACCCACGCATGCGCCCACAGGACGCTGGCACAAAGAAACAGCTCGCCCAACGCTTGGGGGCAGAAGGCATCGCTCAGGGGATGACCCTTGTGGTCGACGCGGAGCTGTTCGTAAAAAGTGGCCGGCGCAGCCCGGAACAAAGCCTGGATTTTCTGGCAGCCCGCATGACAGCCCTTTTTGCCCGCGCACAGGGCCGCGCATGA
- a CDS encoding deoxycytidylate deaminase — MQRLPWPEYFMNITYLVSGRSTCTRRKVGAVAVKDKRILATGYNGAPAGVPHCLEVGCLREQMGIPSGQRHEICRGLHAEQNVIIQAAVHGINISGAELYCTTHPCVQCSKMLINCGIRHIYYAEQYPDELATTMLDEAGVHVERLNFVPPVISPQPE, encoded by the coding sequence ATGCAAAGATTACCTTGGCCTGAATATTTCATGAATATCACTTATCTTGTAAGTGGGCGATCGACGTGCACCCGCCGTAAGGTTGGCGCTGTTGCCGTAAAGGACAAGCGTATTCTTGCAACAGGGTACAACGGTGCTCCGGCAGGCGTTCCTCACTGCTTAGAAGTGGGTTGCCTGCGCGAGCAGATGGGTATTCCTTCCGGCCAGCGGCATGAAATCTGCCGCGGTTTGCATGCCGAGCAGAACGTCATCATCCAGGCGGCTGTGCACGGCATCAATATCAGCGGCGCTGAGCTGTATTGTACCACCCATCCTTGTGTACAGTGCAGCAAAATGCTGATCAATTGCGGCATACGCCATATTTATTACGCGGAACAGTACCCTGACGAGCTTGCTACAACCATGCTCGACGAAGCAGGAGTACATGTGGAAAGACTGAACTTCGTTCCTCCTGTTATTAGCCCCCAGCCGGAGTAG